The following coding sequences lie in one Rhodococcus rhodochrous genomic window:
- a CDS encoding zinc-binding dehydrogenase, producing MSNTMQTDPTSPTTGTATAMVLEGFGQTMTATTFPRVTPDAGAVVVDVTHAGICGTDIHLQQGRLPIPVPLILGHEAVGRVHALGDGVTTDARGEQLHVGDAISWASNIPCGHCYYCQDQHEPSLCETRKVYGINQSSADWPHLSGGWSEQIYLQPGSTIIRIPSSVTPQQVIALGCAGPTAVHAVNDIAKPQTGDVVVVQGSGPVGLACAMYATLAGAAKVIIVGGPANRLEVAQAAGIGDIHIDIFTETDQEARLERILAHTPDGRGADVVIEATGVPTAVAEGIDLARRGGKYLVVGQYTDHGTTPINPHYITKKQLQVLGSWAFSPQNHLEYVESLPRLTAHFDLASMVTEYPLTEADDAMADMRDGRTLKSVLTTGGRS from the coding sequence ATGAGTAATACGATGCAGACGGACCCGACGAGCCCGACCACCGGCACCGCCACGGCGATGGTGCTCGAAGGCTTCGGACAGACCATGACCGCGACGACGTTTCCGCGCGTGACCCCCGACGCCGGCGCGGTCGTCGTCGACGTCACGCACGCGGGAATCTGTGGAACCGACATCCACCTGCAGCAAGGTCGCCTGCCCATTCCGGTACCGCTCATCCTCGGACACGAGGCGGTCGGTCGCGTACACGCCCTCGGCGATGGAGTCACCACCGATGCCCGGGGCGAGCAACTGCACGTCGGGGACGCGATCTCATGGGCGTCCAACATCCCGTGCGGGCACTGCTACTACTGCCAGGACCAGCACGAACCGTCGCTGTGCGAGACCCGCAAGGTGTACGGCATCAACCAGTCATCGGCCGACTGGCCCCATCTGTCGGGTGGGTGGTCCGAACAGATCTACCTCCAGCCCGGCTCGACGATCATCCGCATCCCGTCCTCGGTGACCCCGCAACAGGTGATCGCACTCGGCTGCGCCGGCCCGACAGCCGTGCACGCCGTGAACGATATCGCCAAGCCGCAGACAGGCGATGTCGTCGTGGTCCAAGGCAGCGGACCGGTCGGTCTGGCCTGCGCCATGTACGCCACACTCGCCGGCGCGGCGAAAGTGATCATCGTCGGCGGGCCGGCCAACCGTCTCGAGGTCGCGCAGGCCGCCGGCATCGGCGACATCCACATCGACATCTTCACCGAGACCGATCAAGAGGCCCGCCTGGAACGGATCCTCGCGCACACACCGGACGGGCGCGGCGCCGACGTCGTCATCGAGGCCACCGGCGTCCCGACCGCTGTAGCCGAAGGCATCGACCTCGCACGCCGCGGCGGCAAGTACCTCGTCGTCGGGCAGTACACCGACCACGGCACCACCCCGATCAACCCCCACTACATCACCAAAAAGCAGCTGCAGGTGCTGGGAAGCTGGGCGTTCTCGCCGCAGAACCACCTCGAATACGTCGAATCCCTCCCCCGGCTGACCGCCCACTTCGATCTCGCGTCGATGGTCACCGAATACCCGCTCACCGAGGCGGACGACGCCATGGCCGATATGCGGGACGGGCGCACGCTCAAGTCGGTCCTCACCACCGGAGGCCGGTCGTGA
- a CDS encoding glycoside hydrolase family 88 protein, with protein MTNARYTAAIEAMLERIDSTAKQTDGTFPHYGDIESGEWTTTTDGNWTGGFWGGLAALGFAASGDKRLAHLADDITAQILPRQNSDTAFRGFLFWYGAAVNHLVTGSDDAAQTALAGAHGLLTSFNDRAGIIPLGAEAEEAEAVGEGAANIDAVPGTVALLSWASAHTGDPRFHDAAIRHAQRHIELCIRTDGSVCQSARFDTSNGALLDRYTHKGMNADSTWGRAQAWAMVAYAQAAQWASPSFLPTAVRLAEWWLDRTPNGAVVSWDFDAGTGPDVPIDTSATAIAAAALLKLDRLVPERTDFRDRAVAHVEALLDHLTPTGPHDSRPAGILMDGCFDKRRDFATRNELIWGDYFLLECLINLNNRSDTLKL; from the coding sequence GTGACCAACGCCCGGTACACCGCGGCGATCGAGGCGATGCTCGAGCGGATCGACTCGACCGCCAAGCAGACCGACGGCACCTTCCCGCACTACGGCGACATCGAATCCGGCGAATGGACCACCACCACCGACGGAAACTGGACCGGAGGATTCTGGGGTGGCCTGGCCGCACTCGGCTTCGCCGCCTCGGGTGACAAGCGCCTGGCACACCTCGCCGACGACATCACCGCGCAGATCCTGCCCCGGCAGAATTCCGACACCGCCTTCCGCGGCTTCCTCTTCTGGTACGGGGCCGCAGTCAACCACCTCGTCACCGGAAGCGACGACGCGGCGCAGACCGCTCTGGCAGGTGCCCACGGCCTGCTCACCAGCTTCAACGATCGCGCCGGCATCATCCCACTCGGAGCAGAAGCAGAAGAAGCAGAAGCGGTCGGAGAAGGCGCCGCGAACATCGACGCCGTCCCGGGCACCGTCGCGCTGCTCTCGTGGGCCTCGGCACATACCGGAGACCCACGCTTCCACGACGCCGCGATCCGCCACGCGCAGCGGCACATCGAACTGTGCATCCGCACCGATGGCTCGGTCTGTCAGTCGGCACGATTCGACACATCCAATGGTGCACTGCTGGACCGCTATACCCACAAGGGCATGAACGCCGACAGCACCTGGGGCCGGGCACAGGCGTGGGCGATGGTGGCATACGCCCAGGCCGCACAGTGGGCATCGCCGTCCTTCCTGCCAACCGCCGTCCGACTGGCCGAATGGTGGCTCGACCGCACACCGAACGGCGCCGTCGTGTCCTGGGACTTCGACGCCGGCACCGGTCCGGATGTTCCGATCGACACCTCCGCCACGGCCATCGCCGCTGCCGCGCTGCTCAAGCTCGATCGGCTCGTCCCTGAGCGGACCGACTTCCGGGACCGGGCCGTCGCCCACGTCGAGGCACTCCTCGATCACCTCACCCCCACCGGACCGCACGACAGCAGACCGGCAGGGATCCTGATGGACGGTTGCTTCGACAAACGCCGCGACTTCGCGACCCGAAACGAACTGATCTGGGGTGATTACTTCCTGCTCGAGTGCCTGATCAACCTGAACAACCGGTCCGATACGCTGAAGCTGTGA
- a CDS encoding CaiB/BaiF CoA transferase family protein: MTATTGPLAGVRVLDMTRLAPGPYASMLLADLGAEVIAIGGGRSGLPVPALSRGKEFISLDLKTADGLDALHTLVSEADVFMEGFRPGVADKLGAGYAELSALNPGLVYCSVTGYGQNGPMAQRAGHDINYLAIAGALGTFGPSDHPPTLPLNLVADFAGGGLLSAFGIMSALYDRTRTGKGRYIDAAMVDGVLSMMGMNFVDWQTPTLPGRGHGVLTGSMPFYRCYRCSDDRYVAVGALETAFFERLWTTLDLGAVPNHFDESTWDHIEKSLTTAFETKTMAEWTTVFADVDACVTPVLEPHELASFDQIVARDPDFTLHSVPVVPVFSDGPTRRATDTHVKTEDVLRRAGVAEDLAQRAAAAGIPSSVTGLSWPPL; the protein is encoded by the coding sequence ATGACCGCAACGACAGGACCACTCGCGGGGGTTCGGGTACTGGATATGACACGTCTGGCGCCCGGACCGTACGCGAGCATGCTGCTCGCGGACCTCGGCGCAGAAGTGATCGCAATCGGTGGTGGTCGTTCCGGGCTCCCGGTGCCCGCGCTGTCGCGAGGCAAGGAATTCATCTCGCTCGATCTCAAGACCGCCGACGGCCTCGACGCCCTGCACACCCTCGTTTCGGAAGCCGACGTCTTCATGGAAGGATTCCGCCCCGGGGTGGCAGACAAGCTGGGCGCCGGCTACGCGGAACTGTCGGCCCTCAATCCCGGACTCGTCTACTGCAGCGTGACGGGCTACGGCCAGAACGGGCCCATGGCGCAGCGCGCCGGGCACGACATCAACTACCTGGCCATCGCCGGTGCCCTCGGGACCTTCGGCCCCTCGGATCACCCGCCGACACTGCCGCTGAACCTGGTCGCCGACTTCGCAGGCGGCGGATTGCTGTCGGCATTCGGCATCATGTCCGCCCTCTACGACCGCACGCGTACCGGTAAAGGCCGGTACATCGATGCCGCCATGGTCGACGGCGTGCTGTCGATGATGGGAATGAACTTCGTCGATTGGCAGACGCCGACGCTGCCCGGACGTGGACACGGCGTACTGACCGGATCGATGCCGTTCTATCGGTGCTATCGCTGCTCCGACGATCGCTACGTCGCAGTCGGGGCCCTCGAGACCGCCTTCTTCGAACGGTTGTGGACCACCCTCGACCTCGGTGCCGTTCCGAACCATTTCGACGAGTCCACCTGGGACCACATCGAAAAGTCACTGACCACAGCATTCGAGACGAAGACGATGGCGGAGTGGACCACAGTGTTCGCCGACGTGGATGCCTGCGTGACACCGGTACTCGAACCGCACGAACTGGCCAGCTTCGATCAGATCGTGGCCCGGGACCCGGACTTCACACTTCATTCGGTCCCCGTGGTCCCGGTGTTCTCCGACGGCCCGACACGGCGCGCCACCGACACCCACGTCAAGACCGAGGACGTGCTGCGCCGTGCCGGTGTCGCCGAAGACCTCGCCCAACGGGCGGCCGCAGCCGGTATCCCCTCGTCCGTGACGGGTCTGAGCTGGCCCCCACTGTGA
- a CDS encoding CaiB/BaiF CoA transferase family protein, whose protein sequence is MHHPQQQHALSGIRVLDLGEIMQAPVAAQVLGDLGAEVIKVERGVNGDMLRGLDRESLDEGRPSAYFAAVNRNKRSIALNLKTPEGQDILHQLLAEADVLIHSYRTAAVERLGLTYDDLHERYPRLVYGTATGFGETGPYAHKAGQDMLAQALSGMARACGDPSISAYVHPVPTVDYASGMALAQGILAALFERERSGRGQKVSVNLFDTALALQTLESSTLLAYQRETNWVSDWYSGIFETTDGLLLVLGLFRENALGLACKALGIDDLSVQPTFATPQLQAENKEAANAVLRPLVAQLSTAEAAELFDGVDLLCAPLLTLQEALDHPQTRHNGTLVDVEIEGVRTTRLMGNPVTLSRTPAQVRRGVPAVSEHADEILHELGISESDVQTLRSKGVIR, encoded by the coding sequence GTGCACCACCCCCAGCAACAACACGCGCTGAGCGGCATCCGGGTCCTCGACCTCGGCGAGATCATGCAGGCACCCGTGGCCGCGCAGGTTCTCGGCGACCTCGGCGCCGAAGTGATCAAGGTCGAGCGCGGTGTCAACGGAGACATGCTGCGAGGCCTCGATCGCGAGTCACTCGACGAAGGTCGCCCCAGTGCCTACTTCGCCGCGGTCAACCGCAACAAGCGCAGCATCGCACTGAACCTGAAAACCCCTGAGGGGCAGGACATTCTCCATCAGCTCCTCGCGGAGGCGGATGTTCTCATCCACAGCTACCGGACCGCGGCAGTCGAACGACTGGGCTTGACCTACGACGATCTGCACGAGCGCTATCCTCGGCTCGTCTACGGCACTGCGACCGGATTCGGCGAGACCGGACCGTACGCCCACAAAGCAGGCCAGGACATGCTCGCGCAGGCACTGAGCGGAATGGCACGCGCGTGCGGCGACCCGTCGATCTCGGCATACGTACATCCGGTACCGACCGTGGACTACGCCTCGGGTATGGCCCTCGCCCAGGGAATCTTGGCAGCACTGTTCGAACGCGAACGCTCCGGCCGCGGCCAGAAGGTCAGCGTCAACCTCTTCGATACAGCACTGGCCCTGCAGACTCTCGAAAGCTCCACACTGCTGGCGTACCAGCGTGAGACCAACTGGGTCAGCGACTGGTACAGCGGCATCTTCGAAACGACCGACGGTCTGCTCCTGGTACTCGGCCTGTTCCGCGAGAACGCTCTGGGTCTGGCATGCAAAGCTCTCGGCATCGACGATCTGTCCGTCCAGCCGACGTTCGCCACACCACAACTCCAGGCAGAGAACAAAGAAGCCGCCAACGCGGTTCTGCGTCCGCTGGTCGCACAGTTGAGCACCGCCGAGGCGGCAGAGTTGTTCGACGGGGTCGATCTGCTGTGCGCACCGCTGCTCACCCTGCAAGAAGCGCTCGATCATCCCCAGACGCGGCACAACGGCACACTCGTCGACGTCGAGATCGAGGGTGTGCGCACCACCCGGTTGATGGGCAACCCTGTCACGTTGTCCCGCACCCCCGCCCAGGTGCGCCGTGGGGTGCCAGCGGTCAGTGAACATGCCGACGAAATCCTCCATGAGCTCGGTATCTCCGAGTCCGATGTCCAGACCTTGCGCAGTAAGGGAGTGATCCGATGA
- a CDS encoding acyl-CoA dehydrogenase family protein: protein MSIEYREFRESVRKLAQTKIAPHAADVDDKERFPAESWAALRSNDLPGLAYPESLGGSGADLLAQVIAVEEVAASCASTALVMLVNWAGTSTVLRQGSDELKQLVVPNVASGAAGAAWCMTEPRVGSDLSAIATTATQDGSDWILNGQKRFISNAPWADWYAVLAKTGEKSLGIFMVHKDDAGVSFGAPEKKMGMRGSPTTDVNFDECRLPAVRVVNDPYQGFAYISEELNVSRALIAAQALGIAQGAFDAAVSYTTDREQFGQSISRFQLLRGMVADMAVKIESARTLLYDAARLIDDGEPAGRTKAAMAKLLCSDTAMSVTTDALQLHGGYGYVRDYPVERMMRDAKITQIYEGTNQIQRLIIAKSVYGK from the coding sequence ATGAGTATCGAATATCGCGAATTCCGCGAGAGCGTCCGCAAACTCGCGCAGACCAAGATCGCACCGCACGCCGCCGATGTGGACGACAAGGAACGATTCCCCGCGGAATCCTGGGCAGCCCTGCGCAGCAACGACCTGCCCGGACTCGCCTACCCCGAGAGCCTCGGCGGCAGTGGAGCCGACCTGCTCGCCCAGGTCATCGCTGTAGAAGAAGTCGCAGCGTCCTGTGCAAGCACGGCACTGGTCATGCTGGTCAACTGGGCCGGCACCTCCACCGTGCTCCGCCAAGGCTCCGACGAACTCAAGCAACTGGTGGTACCGAACGTCGCATCGGGCGCCGCCGGCGCCGCATGGTGCATGACCGAGCCGCGCGTGGGCTCGGACCTGTCGGCGATCGCAACGACCGCAACCCAGGATGGGTCCGACTGGATCCTCAACGGTCAGAAGCGGTTCATCAGCAATGCGCCGTGGGCCGACTGGTACGCCGTGCTGGCGAAGACCGGCGAGAAGTCACTCGGCATCTTCATGGTGCACAAGGACGACGCCGGCGTCAGTTTCGGCGCTCCCGAAAAGAAGATGGGTATGCGCGGCAGCCCCACGACCGACGTGAACTTCGACGAGTGCCGACTGCCCGCCGTCCGCGTCGTCAACGACCCCTACCAGGGGTTCGCGTACATCTCGGAGGAACTGAACGTCAGCCGGGCACTCATCGCCGCGCAGGCCCTCGGCATCGCACAGGGCGCATTCGATGCCGCCGTGTCGTACACGACCGACCGCGAGCAGTTCGGCCAGTCCATCTCCCGCTTCCAGCTTCTGCGCGGCATGGTCGCCGATATGGCCGTCAAGATCGAGTCGGCCCGCACGCTGCTGTACGACGCAGCCCGTCTCATCGACGACGGGGAACCGGCGGGACGGACGAAGGCGGCCATGGCGAAGCTGCTGTGCAGCGACACCGCCATGTCGGTGACCACCGATGCGCTCCAACTGCACGGCGGATACGGCTATGTCCGTGACTATCCGGTCGAGCGGATGATGCGCGACGCCAAGATCACCCAGATCTACGAGGGCACCAACCAGATCCAGCGACTCATCATCGCCAAGTCGGTATACGGAAAGTAG